The stretch of DNA taattgcccttgagaaggtggcggtgagctgccatcttgaaccgcagcagtccatgtggtgtaggtacacccccagtgcttctagggagggagttccaagattttaatcCAACAacggtgaaggaacaatgatatagttccaacccagaaggaaaaaaaaactttaaaaactgggaaataataatactggtccgaactgatcTTGTATACGTTAAAATgggacaccagtaaaactgggaaataagagcgctggtccgaactgtttttcctTTCTgggatgtcaggatggtgtgtagctgggaggggaacttgcaggtggtggtgttcccatgcatctactgcccttgtccttctaggtggtagaggtcacggggtttggaatgtgctgtctaaggagccctggtgagctgTTGTGgtacatcttttagatggtagccTGTGCTAATTTGGCAGTATTATCTCATGTTCTAATCTCCAGGCATGAAGAGATTAAACGGGGTCTTGAATTGAGGTTCAAGATTTTATCATGCCTTAAATAAAATTGATCAAAATGGGGCacctagctgcttacactttaaaggcaaaatacagcagatgctggaaacctgaaacaaaaacaaagaaaaactcagcagatctgacagcatctgtggagagaaagacagaattaacatttcgagtccgtgggACTCTCCTTCAGatctaaagggaagtagaaatgtgatgaaatatatactgtttaaggggtgggggcagggggtgaataaggtgaagctggatagaaggccagcaataggtggaggcaaaggagagattgtgaaagatgtcataaCCAAAAGGTCAAAGGGCTGGTAATAGTGGTGatcctggctaaaggaggtgctcatGGTGACACTAAGAgcggaaagcagaatgtgataatggccggaccaggttaagcactctggaaagtgacagttggccctagtgggggtgggggtggtgtcgggggaggggatggtggtgagaaaaaagatcaaaaaggctaaaagctggggataaaacaatgaataaaaatagaaataaatttttaaaaataataataatgaaagtaGTAGGGGGAAAATCAaggattaaaaatttaaaaatagaaatgaatAGAGAAAAAAGAGGGGtatcaaaaaggggtggggatggaggagagagttcgtggtctgaagttgttgaactcgatgttaagtccggaaggctgtaaagtgcctagttggaagatgaggtgttgttcctccagtttgcgttgagctttactggaacattgcagcgggtcaaggacagacatgtgggcatgagagcagggtggagtgctgaaCATTTGGAGATGGAAACTAATGCTTGCTCTCTTCCAGGTTGTCATGGCTCAGTGAATAGCACTTAGAACTCTGAGTCaataggttgtgggttcaagtctcaccccAGAGATTGGAGTgcataatccaggctggcactccagtgcagtactgatggaatgcCATACTCTTGGAGGTGTCTTCTTTCAGAGGAGACGTTAACCCAAGTCTCCTCTGACctatcaggtggatgtaaaatatcctgtGATGCTACTTTaaggaagagcaagggagttctccctgctgctcaatatttatccttcaactaacTGACAAAAcaggctaaaacaaaaacagaattacctggaaaaactcagcaggtctggcagcatcggcggagaagaaaagagttgacgtttcgagtcctcatgacccttcgacagaacttgcgttcgagtccaagaaagagttgaaatataagctggtttaaggtgtgtgtgtggggggcggagagatagagagacaaagaggtggaggggggggtgggggtgtgtggttgtagggacaaacaagcagtgatagaagcagatcatcaaaagatgtcaacgacaatagtacaatagaacacataggtgttaaaattaaagttggtgatattatctaaacgaatgtgctaattaagaatggatggtcgggcactcaaggtatagctctagtgggttttttttatatataatggaaataggtgggaaaaggaaaatctttataatttattggaaaaaaaaaagggaagggggaaacagaaagggggtggggatgggggagggagcttacgacctaaagttgttgaattcaatattcagtccagaaggctgtaaagtccctagttggaagatgaggtgttgttcctccagtttgcgttgggcttcactggaacaatgcagcaagccaaggacagacatgtgggcaagagagcagggtggagtgttgaaatggcaagcgacagggaggtttgggtcattcttgcggacagaccgcaggtgttctgcaaagcggtcgcccagtttacgtttggtctctccaatgtagaggagacctgcTCATTTATTTAATTGGTGTtaatgggaccttgctgtgtgcaaattggctgctgcattttttttattctttcacagggtgtaagcttcactgactaggccagtatttattgcccatccctaatttcccctcagaaggtgatggtgagctgccttcttgaaccactgtagtccatgtagtgtaggtacacccacagtgctgctaggaagggagttccaggactccCAGCGACAGCGAGGGAATGGCAACATGGTTTATAGCATGGAGGGGAACtcgcaggtggtgatgttcccattgcagctgctgcccatgtcctttggGGTGGTATAGGCCGCGAGTTTGGCGGGTGCTGCCAgaggagttttggtgagttgctgcagtgcatcttgtagatggtacatactactgccactgtgcatgggTGGTGGAGGTGAACGTTTAACTTGGTGgaagggctgccaatcaagcggggctgctttgtcctggatggtgtcgagcttcttgagtgccgctggagctgcactcatccaggcaagtggagagtattccatcacactcctgacttgtaccctgCAGAGGGCTGACACTTTCTACATTACATTTGAATAAGAATAGGGAAGTTATCCCTcatgccctggtcaatatttatcccttacttacatcactaaaacagattgagCGGGATTTTACAGCCCAGTCACAGCAGGGGGCGAAGCcataaaatgtggtgagccattgactccagtgggactgtaaaatcccgctggcgtAAAAGTTTGCTGTTTGGTGTTGGCAAGGCTACCATGTTTCCAGCCTGacaacagtgcctacacttcaaaagtacacctTTGGCTGTGCTTCAGGACAGCCTGGGGTCGCCGAAAGGTCCTGTTTAATTGTACGTTCTTCCTGGCTTCTTCAATATATCTTAAACCGTCAATGTTCCGGGAAAGAATCTGCAGCGACAGGATTCAGAAATATTGCAGGTTGCTGAAGTTGAAACTCTATTTTTGAAGCATATTGTTGCTTTAATAACAGACAATGTCTGTGATGAATCCACAGTTATAGTGTTCACAATAAGCATTCCCTTAATAATTCTCACTGTACCGCCACTTCATTTTCCTGCTGTCAGTCATCGTGCCATGAGCTCCATTCCACAAGGCTCCATCTTTCATTCATTTCAATGGGGAATTGATTCATTGAGTTTTGAAATGCAAACCCCAGAGGCTTCAGCATGCTTTCACTTTGATTTTTTGTTAAGAGACTGTACAAAGgcatcaactgttgtaaaaacataTCCAAGTAAAAAATTCAGAAGTGAAGAATTCTCCTTTCCattaaaaaagaaatgagggCCTGTTAGAAGGATACTTGCCCTGGGCCAGTCACTCTGGGAGTTGTCTGAACTAATACCCGCTCTGATTCTAGTGCTGTGTTCATCTCCATACTTAATGTCTTAATATTAGTGTCTCCTTGCATTTACCAATGGCACCCTCTCTGACTCACCACCAGATCCTCGATCCATCTGCAATCTCTGAATGGACAGGCTGCttctctgacatccagtactaggtgagcagaaattccctctaattaaatattgagaaaatTGAAGCTATTGAGTTTAATCCCTGCAGccaactcatccctctccctgacaactaaGGCTGAGCCTACTCTCCACAATCTTATGTCATATTTCGCCCTGAGATGAGCTATGcctggattttaaaatcctcacccttgttttcataTCCCTCCCTGCCTTTGTCACCGTCTCCAACCCTTCGAGAtttctgtgttcctctaattctgacatCTCCAGCATCGGCGATTTTAATTAttccaccactggcagccatgcCTCAGGCCTGatctctggaaatccctccctgaacctccctTCCTCTACTTCTCTTTCCTCATTGAAAACACTccataaaatctacctctttgaccaagcttttggtcatctggcctaatattgtcttatgtggcttgatgtcaaattgtGCTTTATAACATTcccatgaagtgccttgggatgtttcattgcattaaaggtgctatataaatacaagttgttgttgttgcatgCTTGCACAGGTTTCATCTCCTTCGGATCTGCTAGTATGGAGGGAATGTTTGGGAGATTTGAGAGAAACTTTCAGTGAGCCTAAGTGAATTTGATTTATTCTAATGGCAAAACATGCATTACCTTCAATAAGATATAGATTTAGTAATCTGGCTACTCATTGCCCATTTTGCGGGTGTGAAAAGATCCCCAATGCCTCCAATATGTTGGGCATGAAACACGTGCTCATTACAAGTTTGAATTGTGCCACTTGTCACATTGGTAAAGGCCCAAATATCACCTGCAGTGCCCACATCTGAAGCATACGCAATTAAGGTGCCTCATTCCTGTTGGAGGCACCCTCGACAAGATTGATCTGTCATGAGACATTCAGCACCAGGTCAACTTGTGGCCCAGCAGACACTACGCAATGAACTCGGCAAGTTTATTTAGCTCAGTGTGAAGCTGGGAGAAGCAGGAGTTTTCCTGCCAACTCCCCCAACTCCAAGCATGCGGATTGCTGCAAGACACTGATTCCAcccttcctccccccaaccccatctgaCATCCACCCCCAACTGACAACCACCCCAAATTCATGCCCCACTGATCCGCATCCACTCCCCTCCAATCAATACATCCCGGCCATAGGTGGTTGTGGGACAAATGTGGTTGGGCACACtactgttcttctttgaaatagtggctgtgggatcacttgtGCCTACCTGAGAGGGTACATTGGACCTCAGTCTAAGGTCTCACCTGAAGGGGAAAGAAGCACAGAAGAACCAGGTGAAGTGAGATTTAATTGGGACACCAATTAAGGCAAACAGGAATCTACCATTCCACTATTGCACAGCATTTGTTGAAAagtcctgagtgcgctaatagctacagtAAAAACAATGTAAGAATTTCAGTCGAGCTTATAACGTGGCTTTTACCCCTGCTGGATCGGGGGTAAATTGATTGGCCAGGAGTGGTTGTTGGTCAATGGAGCGTGAATCGGAGTGGGTGTCAGTCAGGGTGGATGTCAGtcagggttgggggaagggtggaATCGGTGTCTTTCAGCAGTCCGCATGCTCGGAGTTGGGGGAGTTGTGAGGAATACTCCTGCTCCTCCCAGCTCCACATTCATATGCAagaacccattctctgcaaagaaaaggaatatgttcaagccttgtgccttttttgaataacCCAGGGGCTTGGTGAGCCTAGagctccccattgctttctccatggcaatgccttggccaatcggGGTCAACTTACCAGCCAATCAGCAACCtttcctcctgtagtataaattgttgtgatcatttaaaatttggcattcttgcttttGTCCTGAATGTAACaaatctcttttttcagtaatagtCTACCATTTGTTCTGATTTTGTGCTGCAACACCTTCAGTTACCCTTGCCAGAAAACTGACTAATAACTCCAATGGTAAGGTGAGTGTGGGTACCAAAAACATTGTGCAACAACATGATTGAAGGGAACTATAATGAGCGGAAAGAACAAATAGCTCACTGTGCGTAGGCAGACAATAAACTATTTGTTTTAGCAAGGAACCAAAATCCAGAGAAAGTAATACGAGTGTGATGACATTAAAACGTAAAAGAAAGTAAGTGCTTTGTGGTGGAGTGGGAATatccatgttttataaagctttgaCTTTTTGCAAAAGCTGATTACCACAAGAAAGCTACCATGGAAGCTATCGTACAACTGGGGAGTTACTAAAAGAATACGTCGAATTAGATGAAGATCATGAACACAAAGTAAATTTGATTATACAGACACAGTAGAATGTAATTACTCCTGCCGCTCATGAAATGAAAGTTGCCATGCTGAATGATTGACCTCATTGCGTGGCTGACACTGTCTGAAATAATCAAACCTAGTTACTTTTAGCAAACTGGGAGAATTTAAAATAAAGTGATTATCACACTGATGGCCTGAAGGAGATTAAATATGGGGCGGGGAGGTTGTAAGGGGATATGGATTGCACTTTCTGTCTCAGCCACTTAAGCTTCTAAGTAACCCAGATAAAATCTCACCCTTAGACAACAATTTGCATCGATAAAAGgatctttaatgtagaaaaacatcccaaggttaCTCATTGAGGCATAAGGCAAAAAAGAAATGACTGCTAAGTCAAAGTAGATAACTTGTCACAAGCGTGACTGAGGTTGTCAGAGAGATGGATTTTAAGAGCAGTCTTCAAGAAGGAAGAGGGGATAAGGGATGAGGAGGAGTTTATTTGGGGAATTCCTCAATGTATGTCCTAGCCAGCAGAAGGCACAGCCACTCATAGTGGTGGAATGTAAAGGGTAGTACTAGAGGCAAGTATTTGAGAGAGTttgtggagtgggtggggatgggcctATTTGCAGGGGTGAAGCATGTCCTGGACTCAGCAGGAAATGAGTCCATGAAACAATTTAAATACATGCTTGAGAATAGTCATTTGAAGAAATTGGGGAATTGGGAACCAAAATAGGTCAGCAAGGACGTAGGCTCAGAGGACTTTTGTGAGCTTTGGGTACATACACAGATGTTTTGCATATATTTGTAGATGGATTAAGGTTGAGGACACGAGGATCTTGTGGGCATGAGTCTATCCAGATTGCAGACAAAGTCCAGCAGCCAGTTTCAGAGATCTACCACAGTGTATTGGTGACAGCAGCCTCTTGTCTCTCAGTAAAGGGCAAACGATGTGTGCCCTTGATTGCTTCCAGATCCATTGCCAGACTTTTAGCTGGTGACCTTGGTGCCCAGTTTTGCTTTGGCACCAGTGACAGGAAATAAGCATCATTTTATCACCTCTCTTACAATATGTCGACACGAATATGGATAGGTGTGTTGTATTCTGGCAAGCCATGCCTGAGGGAATCTGGGCCAAGTAAAAATGAGCACCACTTTCCACCGAGTCCATCCAATTCTCAATGAATTCAGGGCCTTGGATCATTGGTAACAATTATAACTCTGAGCCAGAATCATGAGCTCGAAGCGTCAAAGATGCTGCCTTTCACATGACATATGAAACCgaggccctatctgccctcttgggtggatggaaaacactccactgcacTTTTCAAGAAAGAGCAGGGATCTTCTGAAGGTGGCCGGCCAACATCTATCCCTCAAGCAGCACCTAAGGCAGATGATCTAACAATTTATCTGAATCccatttttgggagcttgctgtgcgcaaattgaatactgtgtttcctgcattacaacaataGCTACTCTTCAAAAAACACTTCATAGACTGTATAGTGCTTTCGgagatcctgaggttgtgaaatgtgTTGGATAAATGCACCGTTATTCTTTTTCTTTTCCGCTTGAAGTATCTAAGGTTCTAAGGCACCTCTTAAAAAATGGGCAGCCCCACAAGAAATCAAAGATGGCTGCTCCTTATTAAAGAACAATGCAGCAGAACTCAAGGCCTTCGGAAGAAAATTGAAAACAGAAATTCTTCCCGTATAATCGTTCGTGTTTATTACATCGTTTTAACAGAAAAAAGATTGAAATGTAAAAATACAATGCATAATAATTATCATTTCAGAAAGTCGGCCTTAGGCCTGATTAATATTGCTTGGGTGAGCAGCTGATGAACATCAGACCGCTTGTTAAGTCTGAAAGAGGTGAAGCTGTAATGTAGCAGGGTGGGagcatggaggggaggtggatagAGTTGATTGGGATactgtgaaatcaggaagcatttttgCTTGCCCTGGCAGAatagcagcaaaaaaaaaaacttagCGGCATCTGCTCTGTACATTTCTATCCGATTTTGACAGGGAAACCTTAATCAGGCCTCCTCATTTACATTTGTAAGAGGGAGCTACTGGGGACTCAGTACACACTATGTTGAGAGGAATGGATATAGAATGGATTTCAATTGGAAACACTGTGCTGCTTTAGTAAAAGGCAAACATTAAACAGTTAACTTCTGTAACACAATATAAAAAGATGGCAAAAAACTTGAAGCTGTGGAGACTGTCATCCAAAATACAAGTAGAATAAGTAGTTATGTATTTCACCTAGGATGAGAAGCTAAAATGTATAATAGTGATATTTGTCATCATATTTATACAATATAAAGTGTCTGGTTTACTAAATACAGTATATTAATCCACATATTTCATTTTACACAAAAGTTAAGCATCTGTGACAAGTGTTGCGATCCTTTCCTTAATGAATTCAGAAAGCCACTTACTACCATGTACTGGTATGACTATGCGCTAGACGACTGCAATGTTGGCTCGACATTAAAATGTTGCAACAATTAGTTGATTTTCAGAGAACATTCTACAAGAAACACAAAACTGTAAATGGCATGGGCTACATGTGTAACCTTCTTCACTCAAAGCATTAACATTAAAATATATTGATTGTTTTCATGCATTTTAGACCACACTGTGACAGCCATCAACTTCAAGATGATGGATACACATTCTTAAGCCCAAGAATAAAGTTCGGAATAAAATCTTCACAGAACAGTCATCTCTATAGTTTTGATTCAGtcattatgaaataaaatctaATTGGGTAATTTTGTCTACAAATGGTGGTCATTATTGTCTAACAGATGACCTACATGGCACTTATTTGTATCTAGTGGACAGATACACCATAGAAAGACCATGTAGAATAACTATACCCACTATGTCTTTTAGGGGAAAAACTGTAATATAGGTTCCATCTACCCATAAACAACGAGTGCAGAAAATAGTCTCATGAAGTAGTCCGTGAAAAACAATTTGGAGGGTTTATTTAAATACTACTACAATTCCCATCAGTCAATCACAGAGGAAGGCTGTGGACGAAGACAACACTGTGGGGACCTTATATTCTGTAGAACTGTCCTGAATATATTTTGCTGCCTCCTTTTGTTGGCTTTATTACTCCCAGGTGTTGCATCTATAGACACTGATCTTTTGCTCTGATTATTTACTTTGATTTGCTTCTCATATTCTACGATCTGTCTCTGTAAGTGACACTGAATGGCAAATCCCAGTGATTCCGGGTCAAGGGAGGCACCATAAACTTCCCAGGTCATGCCCTGCTCATCCCAGACCACATCACGGACATTCTTTGACTGCACTGTTTCTTTATTTGAGTCACTGGCCAATTGCTTTTGTTCAATTTTCACATCAATGATTGGTTTCGGCTTTTCAGTCTCAAAACCATGAGGTTCCTTACCGATTTGGTGAGGAGCTTTTGACTGGCCAATTTCCTTATTGGTGGCACAGCCAGCTTCTAATTGAGCAAGTTCCTTACCATTATCATACAAAGTTATTAATCGACCAGGTTTTTTACTGATTTCAGAGTCAGGTTTCGATTGGCCAGGTTCTTCACTGATGCCACAAAAGGCTTGTGATTGGGCCAGTCTGTTACTGGTGTCATGTATACCTTTTGATTGGCTAGATACTACACTGGTGGCTTGGTCGGTTTCAACAGATTCCTTAGTGACACTATAAGAACCCACCAGTTGGCCAGAACCTTTACTGATGTCACAAACAGCTTGTGGTTGTTCAGACACCTCACTGGTGTCATGCACATCTTTGGACTGGTTAGCTCGCTTTTTTTTGGAGTCATGCTTTGACTGCACAGGGTCCTTTTTCTTACTGTAAGCACCTTGTGGTTGTCCAGGCTTTTTAATCAAGCTACAAGTAGTTTGAGATTGGCCAGATCCCTTATGGCCATTATCTATAACTATTGACCGATCAGCTATCTGGTGGATGTCTACAGCAGTTTTTGAGCACAGGGATAGCTTACTAAAGTCAGGATCTATTTTCGATTGGTCAAATTTCTGCAGTTGGCCGGATTGCTTACTGATTTCAGGTCCCACTCTTGATTGGTCAGATTTGTTAGTACTGCCCTGTAGTTGGTCATCTtttttattgcagtcagcagcaccgttTGACTGGCCAGATTTATCAGTGATGGCTTCTGACAGGTCAGATTTGCTATCGAAGCTAGCAGCAGCGCCTGGTTTCCTATCTATGTCATAAACACACTGGCCAGATTCCTTAATAACAGAACGTGAAAGGGTGGAATGGGCAGGCTCTTGATTGATGCTTGGCTGATCTGAGTTCTCACTGTTATCACAAGAGGTGCTTGGCTGTTTGGATCTCTCGTGTAACTTTGAAGTATCCTTCAAGCGTTCCGATTCTGTTTTGAGCTTTAGGTGGTCATGTGTACCAAGTTCTGATTCATTAGTAACAGGGACAGATGGTACCTGTTCACATGCTGGATGTCCTCTAGCATTTGGTAGCTCACTCATATTGACGCAGGTAGCTTTGGGATGATAGTCAGACTCTTTAGGGGATTCCTGCTCCTTTTCATTTTTCTCTCTACAAGTAACCTCTGATAAAACAGATTCTACGTTGACTCCCTCTGTTAACACCTTACCGAGTTCAAAGGCAACCTTTGATTTTTCAGATCCTTCTGTAAAAGTACACGTTACCTTCAGTTGCTCTGACCCCTGATAGagatcactaacacacactgactgaccattgaccagaatgaGTTTAGAGTTACTGTTTTCTGAATGGACATGTTGGACAGCCTGACAGTCACTCAGTAAGGACCCTGCCGAGCCAGGCGCTGGGCTCTTGGGACTGGTCGCGGTGGATTTGCACTGAAAGCTTTGCAGAACAGCCTGGACTTCAACATCCCGACAAGACTTACTCCAATTGGAAGGGAAGTAGCTGCCTGGAGACTGGCATGTCATTGTCTCCGCATCTCTAAACTTGGActcttgttgctgttgttgtgatTGTTGATCCATCCCCCTTGGATTTGGCCCTGTATCTAATAGTTGCATTCTTTGTAGgtgctcattggaactgtcacaGGCAGACACCTGAGTTCCTTTTGGTGTGATCTTTTGCACATGAGTTTCTAAAGATAAAGCAGGGTCAGTTTTTGGTGCAGCTTCGCTGTCCTTTGTAAATCCCAACTGCTGCTCACGGTTTTCAATTTTCAAATTAAAGGCAGCATCTCTTTTGATAGTTGCTGGCTGAACTCCATCCTTTATTGTGGGGTTGGGCTGTTCCAGCTCATTCTTAGTCTcaaccctctctacctctcttcttTCAACACAATCTCTTTCAGTTTGCTGGTTCTGGGGAGTCTTCAGGATGGGTGTGTCCACTAATGATGGCGTAGTTCTCCATCCCATTTCTAGACCTGCATCTGCACCCTTTTCATTTCTTATTTGGTCCTCACTGTTGGTCTGTTGGCAACTGGTGCCAGGATGTCCCGGGTCAGTATTCTTGCCCTGCTGATGGTCAGTCCCAGGATGTCCAGGGTCAGTATGATTGGTCTCTTGATGGTCAGTCCCAGGATGTCCATGTTCAGTATGATTGGTCTGCTGATGGTCAGTCCCAGGATGTCCAGGGTTAGTATGATTAGCCTGCTGACAGTCAGACCCAGGATGTCCAGGGTCAGTATGATTGATCTGCTGATGGTCAGTCCCAGGATGTCCAGGGTCAGTATGCTTGCTTTGCTGATGGTCAGTCCCAGGATGTCCAGGGTCAGTATGCTTGCTTTGCTGATGGTCAGTCCCAGGATGTCCAGGATCAGTATGCTTGCTTTGCTGATGGTCAGTCCCAGGGTGTCCAGGGTCAGTATGCTTGCTTTGCTGATGGTCAGTCCCAGGGTGTCCAGAGACAGCACATTTGGTTGGCTGCGCTTTAAGCGCACATGTTGTCTGCTTGCCCACGGTGACTTCTGATGCGTTTGGACCCACACCATCTTTCTCTGCACCTTCCTGGCTGCTGTTCTTTGCACCTGGCTTCCTCCACTCTCCCAGTTCTCCATCTCCATCGCACGTGTCCTGATCTCCATTGGAGGATTTGCTGGATGTATTGCCTTCAGTTTGGCTGGGTTCAAATGTTGATGGGGCCAAGCTGATGACGTTCTCCTTTAGCCTGGGCAAGGAGCTCGGTGCCTCCTGTTGGACTGGTGAGGTTGGTTTCTGTTGGCTGTTGTGAAGAAAGCCTCCTGCAAGGTCATCACTACCCACTGTAGCTGTGGACCTCTGCACAGCCTGAGAGTCCTGGGCATTGGGTATGGTCCCCATCTGGCCCTGCAATCTTCACAGCCGCTCTTCTCACTCAGGGTGAAAATCCGCAAACTGCAGTGTTTGTCTATTACTTTTTTTTCTCATGTGAATTACCTTGGGAGACGGGAGCTTCCCTGAAATGAAATGGAATCATGAGAGAGAAATCCAGGATGTGAATTATAACATGCATCAAGGGAAGGGGAATTCGAGTATACCTCCCAAtgaaaaataattaaatttactgaagcattctgaaaaaGCTGACACTCCTTATATGATCCTGTATTAAGGAGTTTCAAGGAATCattatcatttatatatattaaaGAGTTACAAATTGCATTTGACCAAGCGCCAAATATAATTTTAACCATTGAGATATTGCTCCACTCTTGATTATTAACATTTGTAAATCTATTTTCAATGTGTGAAATGCAATATGCCAGCTGGCACATTCAATGTTACAATTGTTTATTTCAACAGATTAAATGCTCGAAAAGTACATTCTGTGTAGTGTTCTCAATCAGACTAAATAATAAACGTGCTATCTAAATATCCTTTCCCCATTCTGTATCAATTACCCAGGAGAACCTGCCTATTTCACATCGAATGATCTGTCTTCTATGAATCAATGTGGACTGAATGTTAATTATTCTCTGtatggtctctctcacacacacaaatagacacacacacacgcacataca from Carcharodon carcharias isolate sCarCar2 chromosome 1, sCarCar2.pri, whole genome shotgun sequence encodes:
- the LOC121283429 gene encoding G protein-regulated inducer of neurite outgrowth 1-like → MGTIPNAQDSQAVQRSTATVGSDDLAGGFLHNSQQKPTSPVQQEAPSSLPRLKENVISLAPSTFEPSQTEGNTSSKSSNGDQDTCDGDGELGEWRKPGAKNSSQEGAEKDGVGPNASEVTVGKQTTCALKAQPTKCAVSGHPGTDHQQSKHTDPGHPGTDHQQSKHTDPGHPGTDHQQSKHTDPGHPGTDHQQSKHTDPGHPGTDHQQINHTDPGHPGSDCQQANHTNPGHPGTDHQQTNHTEHGHPGTDHQETNHTDPGHPGTDHQQGKNTDPGHPGTSCQQTNSEDQIRNEKGADAGLEMGWRTTPSLVDTPILKTPQNQQTERDCVERREVERVETKNELEQPNPTIKDGVQPATIKRDAAFNLKIENREQQLGFTKDSEAAPKTDPALSLETHVQKITPKGTQVSACDSSNEHLQRMQLLDTGPNPRGMDQQSQQQQQESKFRDAETMTCQSPGSYFPSNWSKSCRDVEVQAVLQSFQCKSTATSPKSPAPGSAGSLLSDCQAVQHVHSENSNSKLILVNGQSVCVSDLYQGSEQLKVTCTFTEGSEKSKVAFELGKVLTEGVNVESVLSEVTCREKNEKEQESPKESDYHPKATCVNMSELPNARGHPACEQVPSVPVTNESELGTHDHLKLKTESERLKDTSKLHERSKQPSTSCDNSENSDQPSINQEPAHSTLSRSVIKESGQCVYDIDRKPGAAASFDSKSDLSEAITDKSGQSNGAADCNKKDDQLQGSTNKSDQSRVGPEISKQSGQLQKFDQSKIDPDFSKLSLCSKTAVDIHQIADRSIVIDNGHKGSGQSQTTCSLIKKPGQPQGAYSKKKDPVQSKHDSKKKRANQSKDVHDTSEVSEQPQAVCDISKGSGQLVGSYSVTKESVETDQATSVVSSQSKGIHDTSNRLAQSQAFCGISEEPGQSKPDSEISKKPGRLITLYDNGKELAQLEAGCATNKEIGQSKAPHQIGKEPHGFETEKPKPIIDVKIEQKQLASDSNKETVQSKNVRDVVWDEQGMTWEVYGASLDPESLGFAIQCHLQRQIVEYEKQIKVNNQSKRSVSIDATPGSNKANKRRQQNIFRTVLQNIRSPQCCLRPQPSSVID